The Oncorhynchus mykiss isolate Arlee chromosome 20, USDA_OmykA_1.1, whole genome shotgun sequence genome includes a region encoding these proteins:
- the LOC110499076 gene encoding meteorin: MAISWIYKVWILLLPIVDCALSSYSEDQCSWRGSGLSQQQGSVEQISLHCSEGALDWLYPKGALRLTLSPRLPSAAVGPGGSSSGLITACVKPSEHFHGAQLYLERDGVLELLVGDRLEESPPTRVRCFSRLPGEKVALFLQATPHQDISRRIASFRYELRGDWTVRLSLDSNPVSSNEGACRPCNNTELLMAVCTSDFVVRGNIEAVDEDSELRAAVIKVSTTRVFRQKYALFTGTGRLTLSGEIRTLLQCGVRNGAGSFLFTGRIHFGEAWLGCAPRYKDFLQAYTQAKLVQQLPCELAVD, from the exons ATGGCTATTTCTTGGATTTACAAAGTTTGGATCCTACTCTTACCCATTGTTGACTGCGCTCTGTCCAGTTATTCCGAAGACCAATGCAGCTGGAGGGGGAG TGGTCTGTCCCAGCAGCAAGGCAGTGTGGAGCAGATCTCCCTCCACTGTTCTGAGGGTGCTCTGGACTGGCTCTATCCTAAGGGGGCGCTCCGCCTCACCCTGTCCCCCAGGTTGCCCTCTGCGGCAGTGGGGCCTGGGGGAAGCAGCTCGGGCCTGATCACGGCCTGCGTCAAGCCCTCCGAGCACTTCCACGGGGCCCAGCTCTACTTGGAGAGAGACGGGGTCCTGGAGCTCCTGGTAGGGGACCGTCTGGAGGAGTCTCCGCCAACCCGGGTGCGCTGCTTCAGCCGCCTGCCCGGCGAGAAGGTGGCCCTCTTCCTCCAGGCCACTCCCCACCAGGACATCAGCCGCCGCATTGCATCTTTCCGCTACGAGCTGAGAGGGGATTGGACTGTGCGCCTGTCACTCGACTCAAACCCCGTCAGCAGTAATGAAG gtgCCTGCAGACCCTGTAACAACACAGAGCTCCTTATGGCTGTCTGCACCAGTGACTTTG TGGTGCGTGGTAACATCGAGGCGGTGGATGAGGACAGCGAGTTACGGGCGGCGGTAATAAAGGTCAGCACCACCCGAGTATTTCGCCAGAAATATGCCCTGTTCACCGGGACAGGCCGCCTGACCCTCTCAGGCGAGATCAGGACCCTGCTGCAGTGTGGTGTCCGGAACGGGGCAGGAAGCTTCCTCTTCACCGGCCGCATACACTTCGGCGAAGCGTGGCTGGGCTGCGCGCCCCGCTACAAGGACTTCCTCCAGGCCTACACTCAGGCCAAGTTGGTCCAGCAGCTACCCTGTGAACTGGCTGTGGACTGA